In Bombyx mori chromosome 15, ASM3026992v2, the sequence TACACGTTAACGGCCTTACAAAACCGTGTAATTAACGCAGGCCCCGTAATTTTGcacgaataattaaaataaaagcccAAAGAAAAAAGAGACTGGATATTTTAAAGGTCTCCAATTTCAAAGCTACTCCCTCATTACTTGCTTTCTAATTtaagaaatgaaaatgttttttgtttgttttgtttttcattaaatttaatgaactttaaattttttgtacacTTCTCttgtataattatattacaaagttacttttttatttttatttttaaaatacataaatacgaATTTCATAACCATATTTTAGCACTTTCTTGTCATATTGGAGCTGCGGTAAATTTAAGGAATTTAGCACACCCTTCCGCGACAAGCCCGGTGTACTTAAATCGAGTGATGCGATCGAATTAAGCTAGTGTTCCAATCTCGTAAGCAgatataaatgtttataatgAACAAAATACATATTCGCGAACAACTTCCACAATTAAGGAAGTGTAACAATCAATCAAATCAAGTGTTAAAAAATtgcaatttgcgtaaatactagTGGTAGAGGATGTCGTGCTTATTTTCTGCGTTTTTTAATATCGATTCTGGGGTTCATTTTATATACGTTACGTAATCTCAAGGTAAACTAAAATCAAATTGGTTTCTATGTTGTCAGTTGTTACTGgcaaaaaagataataatatgtactgttGATGACTGTTATATAATGCTAAATTCCCGCTTCAAAACTGGAATTTTGAATGAAACTTCAACTTTAAATCTCTAGATGGAAGACAGCATTCTTATGGGCTTCGGTGACAACTAAGCACTTGGGTCGCTCCCCtcatggctgagcctttgctcgcccacctgtcctggtgaaactgaaaacatctccgggccatcagtaattcttcaatcctaaaaaaaacttGGTTCGCTAGTTTGTCAGTCctcacaattaaataaaaaaaatccataaccGAAATTAGTAGAGAAATGTGTAAGCGTTATGTTCGAATTAAGCaagttaattaaaactaatcgaCGTGTTAATTACTGTAGAATTTAGAATTGCTGGTTACAGAAGTATGGTGGCTAGGgatgtactataatttttttcggcgtttttttttttatttattcatcccccagatttttaagttatttttggtCACAAATATTGACAACAAATTTCGACGCATCATTTGATAGTAAACCCTTCTCTATCAACTTATTAGAGTTCacaatcttctcagtgggtcgcgtttccgatccggtggtagattctgcgaagcactgctcttgctagggccagtgttagcaacattctgatttgagccccgtgagctcacctacacgttagggtaaagctgaaatctcaaggctatcagtataggtaggataaaaaaagcgTTCATAACATACGTATGTGTggtttcacttaaaataagatAAACAGTTAATCCACATTCAAATTATTTGAACCTATATCGATATCACAGGAAATTCTGAACGAGCTTACACGTGGAGCCGGCAGCACTCCCGAGGGCGCTCTGAACGCGATGCTGCAGTTCATATTCCAACAAAGCACTGCTGATACTCGCTGGTTACGACGCCGTATGGCTACCGAACTAGCTGAGTTGCTTGCTAAAACATCTTCAGGAAAGATATTTGAATCTCTAACGGTTAGTCTGCtacttattcttcttcttcttcttatcagccacagacttccactgctggacataggcctcccctaagcctcgccacaaagaccggtcctgcgtgGCCTGCATCCACTTAGTACTTTTACCGAATAAGGGAAAAGTTTCCAAGTCGAAATAAGTAAGCTTGGCATAAATGGAaaacattattcatttattgcttGAGTGAATTCATTGAAACCATCACTAAAGCGACCCAACATTTGGGCTGTGGGTAGGTACGTCTATCTCAGTACTAAagtatttatatacaaaattagCTTTGTATATTCCACACAATGTAGTTTAATCaatatgtggcgggtagccatcatataacgcaagataattgacagatgcctgaatctcgcttacgacattttcaagataaaaaaatatatttagctcTAGAAATAATTTGTTTCACAGCTACGTTCCTTGGAAGTTGGCACTGAGTTTCCTAGTATCAACAATCTTCACCTACTTAGCGGCGAATTGGAGGAAGATGGGGCAAGACTCAGGTCCTTGGATCTAAAATTCGATCTTGCCTACGACGGAAACTTCAGGATTGACGTAGACGCTGTGATGCTGCTCGGCAAGATTGCTAATATATCGATTACTGGttagttttaaaattgtttttttgcggcATTGGAAGAAAGTAATACTGTACAGTATTACTCAGTATCTGCCTTACTTCTTACTTAGTAAAATGGTTGGTACGATTGAATGCAAGGGATTTCTCGATTAGTAAAAGCCACCCAAATGACCACCCAAAGTCCTGTTATATTGTATCAGTCTAAGCTGTTTGTAGTAGTTTGTACAATGATGTATTCCATCTCTTGTTTGGTCGACCTCACTTATTTTCTTGTTAAATCGCACGGACACATGTGTtattacagaaaataaatttacattttagttGAAAGTCTAAGCGGCAATGTACGACTCATGTTTCGACGCACTCCGTATACCCATTGGGCGCTTGCTTTTGAAGCGCCGCCAAAGTTGGAGTTGAAAGTCCGAGGTCGATTCCAAGGGCGGCAATTAAAGCCAAGACTGGCATCGCTGGTCGCGGCCCATATCAGGAGGGCAGTCGCACAACGGCACACCCTTCCCAATTATAAGATAAGGTTAgtaaatatattgtaaataagttATGTAtcgttaagtcgtcgtggcctaaaggataagacgtccggtgcattcgtatctagcgatgcaacgtgttcgaatcccgcaggcgggggtaccaatttttctaatgaaatacgtacttggcaGATagatattcacgattgactttcacggtgaaggaataacaccgtgtaataaaaaccaaaacccgcaaaatcacaatttgcctaattactggtactagttgtgagtccgcacgggtaggtaccaccaccaccctatctatttctgccgtgaagcagtaatgcgtttcggtttgaagggtggggcagccgttgtaactatacttgagaccttagaacttatatcccaaggtgggtggcgcatttacgttgtatatgtctatgagctccagtaaccaattaacaccaagtgggctgtgagcccgtccacgcaactaagcaatataaaaatgtataaatatgttatctatgCTATTTGTTGTGTATTTAATAGTAAATATGTTGGAAGAAGTCTGAATGTGATGAGTCGAtgtgaaaatgaggttggtaagagagtgtaaactatgaatgtggaaggatatagaggaagaggtagacttaagaagaaatggatggattacgtgaaaaacgatatgggtaagaggggagtgagcgaagaaatggtatatgatagaggagtatggaaggagaaagtatgttgcgccgaccccaggcgACAGGAGACCAGgtgaagggcaggagaatgatgatgttaGTATAGAAATTGTACTAGATATAAAACTATGTGCAAAAAAATAAGGCTAATAAAATTTCGACATATATTAAAGCTTACTGACTCGGTGGGCTCGATTCAcatatcgggcaaacattcgtgtgatgaacaggctaATTTACTCTTTGTCTAATTGCTTATTAACtatgtatttaaacgtatataactATGTATGTCAggctctggtacccataacacagggattCCTAATTTGGGATTGAATGACCCTGCCTGATTTAATCCttgttagtttttattaattagttaattattaattctaCTTTTCATAAATACTGAATCATTGCAGATACAAACCATTCTTCCCAAAATCTGAGCCGGGTAGTGGAGAAGCTGATGACGGTCCCACCCCTCAAGGTCGACTGACGGTACGACTTGTCGAAGTTACCCGATTGCAGTGGGCAGGAGCGAATGGGACAGTAAGGGCTGCTTTAGCTGTGGATTCACATGCATGGGTCAGTGTCTTGACTAATTGTTTCAATCATAATTATATAGTACCAATATATGAATAAGTATTAACTTAATGAACTGAACTGAACTTGAAACGGGTGCACAACAaaggccgcggtacgcgaggaatggcaacctctgtgtgcttagtgcgagttttttaacgttcacgatagcgtaaaagttagctcatatttgtatggagtgggatcgtttgcgtacgtttgccgctaggggcgctattccaactgcatacaaaattaggttaacttttacgctatcgagaacgttaagaaactcgtaCTGAGCACACTGCTGAAGCGCACCAAtacccgaagtgatgaccactaCCACTCTGCTATGAgcgcatacgactgagaagaagattAACTTGATAACGCACCATCTCACCTTCAAGTGTGTGTgttcaatgtgggtggcgaaAATTGGCTTTTGATGTCTTTCGGCTCCGCTAACTTTTCATGAACACCTGGCTGTGATttcgaaaaacatttttttttattgcttagatgggtggacgagctcacagcccatctggtgttaagttgtttactggagcccatagacatctacaatgtaaatgcgccacccaccttgagatataagttctaaggtctcagtatagttacaacttcttcacggcagaaataggcgggatggtggtacctacccgtgcggactcacaagaggtcctaccaccagttattacgcaaattataattttgcgggtttgatttttattacacgatgttattccttcaccgtggaagtcaatcgtgaacatttgttaagtacgtatttcatatgaaaaattggtacccgcttgcgggattcgaacaccagtgcatcgctacatacgaatgcaccggacgtcttatcctttaggccacgacgacttcaaacctaACATTAATCAATGTTACCTTATAAgtccataattaatttaatgttccGTAACTTTTTGTTATAGGTATCCCTACGTCGTGGTGTTTTAGTGTTGGATGTAGTGTTGCCAGCAGTCTCCGGTCCGCTTGGCCTCGTTTGCTGCCAGGGTGTCGGCGTGGTGCTGGTAGATACAGTAGTGCCAATGTCGCCGGCATATCGCGCCGATTTACGACGAGACGATGTTGTACTGGCCATCGATAATAAGCCTATTAATAATGTCGCTCAGGTAatcatgataaaaaaaacttcaaactttaattattttcgtatAGAACAATTAATCATTTTGTGCACAGAGAAACTttttgactttttatttttattacgtggATAGGTGAGCGATCCACCTGGCCTTAAGTGCTCACGGGATTGCATATTACAACATGAAAGCCACcatccgtgtttttttttttttttgtttgttaattaggtgtgtggacgagctcacgtccctgatgttaagtggtcaccggagcccatagacatctacaagttaaatgccgccacccaccttgatatatgagttctaaggtctcagtaggttAGACTAAAGAGTTTTGACATGGTTTTTTCTTTAGGTTGGCAAACTCCTTCGTCTGGTAGAAAGACGTGCTGTCACCGTGCGAGTTCGACGAGGCGGCAGTGGAAACTCAGCGCGCCGTGAAGACAACGCCGTCGAACCGAAACGGATCAAACCTAACTTTTCATTCAGAAGAGTTTCCGAAGTAATGGAGGGAGTTAGACTGCAGGGTATTAGAGCTGCGGCTTCTAAGAGTAATTTACAGGTAAGTTGGAGAAGAATATACTTTATAGCACACCAATATTAGgaaattataaacataacaaAGTAAATTAGACGGTCTTATTGCTAAAAGCCGTTTTTCTTTCAAAGAATCACCGAACAAAAGAAGTATTGTACAAGAATAGTAGGTAGGTAGGATTACAACCAAAGTAAATCTTTACAGCAATTAGAAATGATAATATACCATTTACAACTACCTAtatgaaataatacaaatacaatattCTGTTTGTATAGGGTAGAgttggttttcttttttaaattctgttagTACTTTTAAATACTAACAATTggaatcggtaggcagcggcttggctttgcccctggtattgctgtagtccatggtcgacggtaaccactcaccatcaagtaggCCGTACGTTCGTGtacctactagggcaataaaaaaaattaagctaccTTTATAGTATAATCTCGCGTTTTCATCGCTATTTCTGATGCTTAAAATGTCCGTGGTTATGGATTTACGTTAgttgtaaaagtattttttcattatatcTAACGGCCGCGAAGAGCGAAGAAGAGCAGGCaggtcggtaggcagcggcttggctctgcccctggcattgctgaagtccatgggcgacggtaaccactcaccatcaggtgggccgtgtgctcgtctgcctacaagggcaataaaaaaaaagatactatAATGACAATTAATTAACAGTCATATTATACAAGTCGAATCCACCAACGTTTCATTATAATTACtgctaatattaaatatattaagtagTTGAAATAGCTTGCGTTTAATCTATTGACAGTGCTATAACAGACACCATCCCTGTAGTACCACTGATAATTGACACTCAAATAATTCGCATAAATGATGAGCGAACGCATATAACGCgaacaaaaaataaacgttcagacattaaaaataaattattgtacacATCGCTCATTAGGAAAGAACGTATTTTTTGCAGGAATCCGAATCACCGGTTAAAGCTTCTGTTGAATCACACAACGAGACTGACGCACAATCCAAACCAAAAACAGAACCGGTTCGTCAACTTTCCAAGTCAAATGACCAGCCTTCACCTTCAGCCAATTTCGGTCTTCGTAAGCGCCGTTGTTCCGTGGAAAATAAATCTTCCGATAGTTCTGCGGGC encodes:
- the LOC101738715 gene encoding PDZ domain-containing protein 8 isoform X2, with amino-acid sequence MPDWTWMLFSALFGAVSALTVPLLLLMYYVRPFEKRTQELDQFNMPVTLPLEILNELTRGAGSTPEGALNAMLQFIFQQSTADTRWLRRRMATELAELLAKTSSGKIFESLTLRSLEVGTEFPSINNLHLLSGELEEDGARLRSLDLKFDLAYDGNFRIDVDAVMLLGKIANISITVESLSGNVRLMFRRTPYTHWALAFEAPPKLELKVRGRFQGRQLKPRLASLVAAHIRRAVAQRHTLPNYKIRYKPFFPKSEPGSGEADDGPTPQGRLTVRLVEVTRLQWAGANGTVRAALAVDSHAWVSLRRGVLVLDVVLPAVSGPLGLVCCQGVGVVLVDTVVPMSPAYRADLRRDDVVLAIDNKPINNVAQVGKLLRLVERRAVTVRVRRGGSGNSARREDNAVEPKRIKPNFSFRRVSEVMEGVRLQGIRAAASKSNLQESESPVKASVESHNETDAQSKPKTEPVRQLSKSNDQPSPSANFGLRKRRCSVENKSSDSSAGSTPPASGASTPLRQSTAVNKTVKHPEIPIIRTDSSECKVTERVETLLDDDELFETGGPRQCEHVEICQMFLTKSIQLKPIIPFDEETEFKLNENHKYLNINVWATVTGEKDEVLLGYLNIPLAALLSECQDSTVPHHMKRYQFLPPDVDIKFSKSHKLASHAGFEPCLCFGDALVWWEWDGAATRSAPRPPVKDSAPPRPPKLTRAVHDFVRTHFHRSTQCDFCNKKIWLKDAMQCRSCGLCCHKKCVTKCQESSPCVPKQDLGLSCPPPELIMTEADSVPDPDSDEEPDRKDSLEVHEEGGGAMSALVAGLRRAGSAHSLSAPKTSASSRSLPPSPSHTPSDCTVKEAVAGVGGQPVRRVWRDVGTAGRRERGAGACAAQRSAAGRAARGRQGRGA